In Pseudomonadota bacterium, a genomic segment contains:
- a CDS encoding carboxy terminal-processing peptidase codes for MTRVKNTAPSAISLANRLAARLTATLSIALLVAGVATAKTPERPLTLQPEPNQLEASRWATTFLTRAHYKKTRLDDTLSSAILDRYLESLDPNRVFFMDSDVRQFEAFRTVLDDALKKQDLSAAFVIFNVYAQRVNERIEFATALLEKPFDFEINESLELDRSEAPWAKTETELNDIWRRRVKNDMLRLRLANKEEESANDVLRQRYENLDRRVSELDSEDVFQYYMNAFALSIEPHTGYLAPRSSENFQISMRLSLEGIGAVLQRENEYTTIRRVVPGGPASKDGRLKVGDRIISVTETPGEEATDVVGWRLDDVVELIRGTSGTEVVLEVIPAETGIDGQPVNIGLVRDKVKLEEQAAQSSTFEIEWQGSTHRIGVIDLPAFYLDFAARARRDEDYRSSTRDVRALIAGLKNEGVDGIVMDLRNNGGGSLAEATDLTGLFIDRGPVVQVRDSSGKIDVETDGDRGAAWEGPLVVLVNRHSASASEIFAAAIQDYGRGVVIGEPTFGKGTVQNLINLDRYGKGDDPKFGQLKLTIAQFFRVNGGSTQHRGVIPDIIFPTAGIEDKYGESSLDNALPWTSIPPTRYKIYDDLTGILPVVEQRSQERLENDAEFKYLLEDIATMREARDQTRVSLLEEARRAELEKEEELRTVRKAAREAFAKSASDDVKLLSTTNPDIPPEALNAELETANDYEDDAPDVLLNETVRILGDIISLTGEGQRTAALTEKRVPETITN; via the coding sequence ATGACGCGCGTCAAGAACACCGCCCCAAGTGCCATCTCACTGGCTAATCGGCTTGCCGCTCGGCTGACCGCAACGCTTAGCATCGCCTTGCTGGTCGCCGGCGTCGCAACGGCCAAAACGCCCGAGCGGCCGCTGACGCTGCAGCCCGAACCAAACCAGCTCGAGGCCAGCCGTTGGGCAACCACCTTTCTGACGCGCGCGCACTACAAGAAGACCCGCCTCGACGACACGCTGTCGTCAGCGATTTTGGATCGCTACCTGGAAAGCCTGGACCCTAATCGGGTGTTCTTTATGGATTCAGACGTCCGTCAGTTCGAAGCTTTCCGGACGGTCCTCGACGACGCGCTGAAAAAGCAGGATCTGTCAGCGGCTTTTGTCATCTTCAACGTTTACGCTCAACGGGTGAACGAGCGGATCGAATTTGCGACCGCGCTGCTCGAAAAGCCGTTCGATTTCGAGATCAACGAATCGCTTGAGCTCGATCGATCTGAAGCACCCTGGGCCAAGACCGAAACTGAGCTGAACGACATCTGGCGGCGGCGAGTGAAGAACGACATGCTGCGTCTTCGTCTGGCCAACAAGGAAGAGGAGAGCGCCAACGACGTCCTGCGTCAGCGTTATGAAAACCTCGACCGGCGCGTTTCTGAGCTGGATTCGGAAGACGTCTTCCAGTACTACATGAACGCATTCGCGCTCTCGATCGAGCCCCACACCGGCTACCTGGCGCCCCGCAGCTCAGAGAACTTTCAAATCTCCATGCGGCTGTCGCTCGAAGGCATCGGCGCCGTGCTGCAGCGCGAGAACGAATACACGACCATCCGCCGCGTTGTGCCCGGCGGCCCGGCCTCCAAAGACGGCCGGCTGAAGGTTGGCGATCGCATCATCTCGGTCACCGAAACGCCGGGCGAAGAAGCGACCGACGTCGTCGGCTGGCGCCTGGATGATGTCGTGGAACTGATCCGCGGAACCTCCGGCACCGAGGTGGTCCTTGAAGTGATTCCGGCGGAAACCGGCATCGACGGCCAGCCGGTCAACATCGGCCTGGTTCGCGACAAGGTGAAGCTGGAGGAGCAGGCCGCCCAGAGCAGCACCTTCGAAATCGAGTGGCAGGGCAGCACGCACCGGATCGGCGTGATCGACTTGCCGGCTTTCTACCTCGACTTTGCCGCACGCGCCCGCCGCGATGAGGACTATCGTTCTTCGACGCGCGACGTGAGAGCGCTGATTGCCGGGCTCAAGAACGAAGGTGTCGACGGCATCGTGATGGATCTTCGCAACAACGGCGGCGGCTCGCTGGCCGAGGCGACCGACCTGACCGGTTTGTTTATCGATCGGGGCCCGGTTGTGCAGGTTCGCGATTCCAGCGGAAAAATCGACGTCGAGACCGACGGTGACCGCGGCGCTGCCTGGGAAGGCCCGCTGGTTGTGCTGGTAAATCGCCACAGCGCCTCCGCGTCTGAGATCTTCGCCGCAGCGATTCAGGATTATGGTCGTGGCGTGGTCATCGGTGAGCCGACCTTCGGCAAAGGCACGGTGCAGAACCTGATCAACCTCGACCGCTACGGTAAAGGTGACGATCCGAAATTTGGCCAGCTGAAGCTCACCATTGCCCAGTTCTTCCGGGTTAACGGTGGCAGTACCCAGCACCGGGGTGTGATTCCTGACATCATCTTCCCGACCGCCGGCATCGAGGACAAGTACGGTGAAAGCTCGCTGGACAACGCCCTGCCCTGGACCAGCATTCCGCCGACACGCTACAAAATCTACGACGACCTGACCGGCATCCTGCCCGTGGTGGAGCAGCGCTCGCAGGAGCGGCTGGAGAACGACGCCGAGTTTAAGTATCTACTGGAAGACATCGCCACCATGCGCGAAGCCCGAGATCAGACCCGGGTATCGCTGCTCGAAGAGGCGCGCCGGGCGGAGCTCGAAAAGGAAGAGGAGCTGCGGACCGTTCGCAAGGCCGCCCGCGAGGCTTTTGCCAAGTCGGCCAGCGACGACGTCAAGCTGCTCTCGACCACCAACCCGGATATTCCGCCTGAGGCACTGAACGCCGAGCTGGAAACCGCCAACGACTATGAGGACGACGCGCCCGACGTTCTGCTCAACGAAACCGTACGGATCCTGGGCGACATCATCAGCCTGACCGGCGAAGGACAGCGCACCGCAGCTCTCACCGAGAAGCGGGTTCCGGAAACGATCACCAACTGA
- a CDS encoding D-alanyl-D-alanine carboxypeptidase family protein, protein MRYLTENFSKLTATLAGLLLITSGVAAAAPTMPVPAPPQIGATSYILLDHASGEVLASQNVDQPIEPASITKLMTSYIVFSELRSGGLNLQEMVPVSEKAWRTEGSKMFIEVGNQVQVSDLLKGMIVQSGNDASVALAEHIAGSEETFAALMNQYAASLGMNNSNFLNATGLPAAEHLTTARDIATLSSALIRDFPDYYKWYSEKEFTFNEIRQHNRNNLLWRDPAVDGLKTGHTSSAGYCLAASAQRGGMRLISVVMGSASENSRADDSQKLLNYGFRFFETHQLYRAGEELSRVKVWKGVDEELGLGIAGDIHITIPSGQYENLRAETEVMSVLTAPLASGYEVGSLRVFLGDELKASSPLLTLNEVERGGFWRRMSDSIALWFHDFGD, encoded by the coding sequence ATGCGCTATCTGACGGAAAATTTCTCCAAGCTGACCGCCACCCTGGCGGGTCTGCTGCTGATAACAAGCGGCGTGGCAGCAGCCGCGCCCACCATGCCCGTGCCCGCGCCGCCTCAGATCGGCGCTACCAGCTACATCCTCCTGGACCATGCCTCCGGCGAGGTCCTTGCCTCCCAGAACGTCGATCAGCCGATTGAACCTGCCAGTATCACCAAGCTGATGACTTCTTATATCGTGTTCTCCGAGCTCAGGTCGGGAGGCCTAAATCTCCAGGAGATGGTCCCGGTCAGCGAAAAAGCCTGGCGCACCGAAGGCTCCAAGATGTTTATTGAGGTGGGCAATCAGGTCCAGGTCTCAGACCTGCTCAAAGGCATGATCGTGCAGTCGGGCAACGATGCCAGCGTCGCGCTCGCCGAGCACATCGCCGGCAGCGAGGAGACGTTTGCGGCGTTGATGAACCAGTACGCGGCCAGTCTGGGGATGAACAACTCAAATTTTTTGAACGCCACCGGCCTGCCCGCCGCTGAGCATCTGACCACAGCGCGCGATATTGCCACCCTGTCGTCAGCGCTGATTCGGGACTTTCCCGACTACTACAAGTGGTACTCCGAGAAAGAGTTCACCTTCAACGAGATCCGCCAGCATAACCGCAACAACCTGCTGTGGCGCGATCCGGCGGTCGACGGCCTGAAAACCGGCCACACCAGCTCGGCGGGCTACTGCCTGGCCGCGTCAGCGCAGCGTGGTGGCATGCGGCTGATCAGCGTAGTCATGGGGTCCGCGTCGGAGAACAGCCGGGCCGACGATTCCCAGAAGCTTCTGAATTACGGCTTTCGCTTCTTCGAAACCCACCAGCTCTATCGCGCCGGTGAAGAGCTGAGCCGCGTGAAGGTCTGGAAGGGCGTGGACGAGGAGCTTGGACTGGGGATTGCGGGTGACATCCACATCACGATCCCGAGCGGCCAGTACGAAAACCTGCGGGCGGAAACCGAGGTGATGTCGGTCCTGACCGCACCGCTCGCCTCGGGCTATGAGGTGGGCAGCCTGCGCGTCTTCCTGGGCGACGAGCTCAAAGCCAGCTCTCCGCTTCTGACGCTCAACGAGGTTGAGCGCGGCGGTTTCTGGCGGCGGATGAGCGACAGTATCGCGCTGTGGTTTCATGACTTCGGCGACTGA
- the lipA gene encoding lipoyl synthase, which produces MSSSATTDTSEQVVVGKKQTGASKIARNPVTFDPAAPSLRKPDWIRVRIPAGNAVGRLKANLRQNALVTVCEEASCPNIHECFSKGTATFMILGEICTRRCAFCDVAHGRPKAVDTDEPRRLAETIAQMNLRYVVITSVDRDDLRDGGAAHFAECIRAVRDAKPGIKVEILTPDFRGKGRMERALDILSEEPPDVFNHNVETVPDLYRQVRPGADYQWSMDLLQRFKQRHPELPTKSGIMLGLGENMDQVIGCLEDLKRHDVDMVTVGQYLQPTAHHHPVIRYWTPEEFAQIEALGNQMGFSHVASGPLVRSSYHADEMASKASVGVEG; this is translated from the coding sequence GTGTCTAGCAGTGCCACCACCGACACCTCTGAACAGGTAGTTGTCGGCAAAAAACAAACCGGCGCGTCAAAGATCGCGCGAAACCCGGTCACCTTCGACCCGGCAGCCCCCAGCCTGCGGAAACCCGACTGGATACGCGTGCGTATCCCTGCCGGCAACGCGGTGGGCAGACTGAAGGCCAACCTGCGGCAGAACGCGCTCGTCACCGTCTGCGAGGAAGCCTCGTGCCCCAACATTCACGAGTGCTTCTCCAAGGGCACCGCGACATTCATGATTTTGGGCGAGATCTGCACCCGGCGCTGCGCCTTCTGCGACGTTGCCCACGGCCGCCCCAAGGCTGTCGACACCGACGAGCCCCGGCGGCTCGCGGAGACCATCGCGCAAATGAACCTGCGGTACGTGGTGATCACCTCGGTCGACCGTGACGATCTGCGGGACGGAGGCGCTGCACATTTCGCAGAATGTATACGTGCCGTGCGCGATGCTAAACCGGGTATCAAGGTAGAAATCCTGACGCCCGACTTCCGCGGCAAAGGCCGGATGGAGCGCGCGCTGGATATTCTCAGCGAGGAGCCGCCAGACGTTTTTAATCACAACGTCGAAACGGTGCCCGACCTGTATCGACAGGTCAGGCCCGGCGCCGACTACCAGTGGTCGATGGATCTGCTGCAGCGCTTTAAGCAGCGCCACCCAGAGCTGCCGACCAAGTCCGGCATTATGCTCGGCCTCGGTGAGAACATGGATCAGGTCATCGGCTGTCTGGAGGACCTGAAGCGACATGACGTCGACATGGTGACCGTCGGCCAGTACCTGCAGCCGACGGCACATCATCACCCGGTGATCCGCTACTGGACGCCGGAAGAGTTCGCCCAGATCGAAGCGCTGGGCAACCAGATGGGCTTCAGCCACGTTGCAAGCGGCCCGCTGGTTCGCTCTTCGTATCACGCGGACGAGATGGCCAGCAAAGCTTCGGTCGGCGTCGAAGGCTGA
- a CDS encoding DUF493 domain-containing protein produces MTSATDSGAGGERRNAAAEIEEGRGLEFPCTYPIKAMGKSGAGLTEQVLEIVSRHVAVEEDAVRSRPSKGGKYESITVTVQVESREQLEAIYGELTRHEQVLWTL; encoded by the coding sequence ATGACTTCGGCGACTGATTCCGGCGCGGGCGGCGAGCGCCGCAACGCCGCTGCGGAGATCGAGGAAGGCCGCGGCCTGGAGTTTCCCTGCACCTATCCCATCAAAGCGATGGGCAAAAGCGGGGCTGGGCTGACCGAACAGGTGCTGGAGATTGTTTCGCGCCACGTGGCCGTGGAGGAAGATGCGGTGCGCTCGCGCCCCTCAAAAGGCGGCAAATACGAGTCGATTACCGTCACCGTTCAGGTGGAATCGCGCGAGCAGCTCGAGGCGATTTACGGTGAACTGACCCGCCACGAACAGGTCCTGTGGACGCTCTAG
- the lipB gene encoding lipoyl(octanoyl) transferase LipB, with protein MDALALTVRDLGREAYEPVWRRMQAFTDQRDAGTGDELWLVEHPPVFTLGQAATRDHVLAPGDIPLLQVDRGGQVTYHGPGQAVLYPLWDLKRAKIGIRTLVDWLEQSVIDWLAEHHVTAERRDKAPGVYVSGQKIASLGLRVRRGCSFHGMAVNVAMDLQPFSRINPCGFEGLEMTQSSALGITEDWRSAGMTLIQRLADLSGHIINTKEGACV; from the coding sequence GTGGACGCTCTAGCGCTGACCGTTCGCGACCTTGGCCGGGAGGCCTACGAGCCGGTCTGGCGTCGGATGCAGGCGTTTACCGATCAGCGTGATGCGGGCACCGGCGATGAGCTTTGGCTGGTGGAACACCCCCCGGTGTTTACGCTGGGTCAGGCGGCGACCCGAGACCATGTTCTGGCACCCGGCGATATTCCGCTGCTGCAGGTGGATCGGGGCGGCCAGGTCACCTACCACGGCCCCGGCCAGGCGGTCCTTTATCCGCTTTGGGACCTCAAGCGGGCAAAAATCGGTATCCGTACGCTGGTCGATTGGCTCGAACAGAGCGTCATCGACTGGCTGGCTGAACATCACGTCACCGCGGAGCGCCGGGACAAGGCTCCGGGGGTTTATGTGAGCGGCCAAAAAATCGCTTCGCTGGGCCTGCGGGTTCGGCGTGGATGCAGTTTTCACGGCATGGCGGTTAACGTGGCCATGGACCTTCAGCCGTTTTCCCGCATCAACCCCTGTGGCTTTGAGGGGTTGGAGATGACGCAAAGCAGCGCGCTCGGCATCACCGAGGACTGGCGCAGCGCGGGAATGACGCTGATCCAGCGACTGGCCGACCTGAGTGGGCATATCATCAATACCAAGGAGGGCGCTTGTGTCTAG